A single region of the Deinococcus fonticola genome encodes:
- a CDS encoding SRPBCC family protein translates to MNRIFHEASLSTRFCTLPIVSGVNLSYSGQEKVQAPPAAVWAFISDPAQVARCLPRIEDVRVIDATHLQGHVSMGSGFMKSKIKLNIEVVPDSTQNRVNVKVTGGGLGSALELIASANVVDNGDGTTTLDWQGSADMRGPLANMAGKMAEEQGQKMISRTFQNMSASISQNSKQA, encoded by the coding sequence GTGAACCGTATTTTCCATGAGGCCAGCCTCAGCACGCGCTTCTGCACGCTGCCTATAGTGTCGGGCGTGAACCTCAGTTACTCCGGACAGGAAAAAGTGCAAGCGCCGCCCGCCGCCGTGTGGGCCTTTATCAGCGACCCCGCGCAGGTGGCGCGGTGCCTGCCGCGCATAGAGGACGTGCGCGTGATCGATGCCACGCACCTGCAGGGGCACGTCAGCATGGGCTCGGGCTTCATGAAAAGCAAAATCAAACTGAATATTGAAGTGGTGCCCGACTCCACGCAGAACCGCGTGAACGTGAAGGTCACCGGAGGCGGCCTGGGCAGCGCCCTGGAACTGATCGCCAGCGCCAACGTGGTGGACAATGGCGACGGCACCACCACCCTCGACTGGCAGGGAAGTGCCGACATGCGCGGCCCGCTGGCGAACATGGCCGGAAAAATGGCCGAGGAACAGGGACAGAAAATGATTTCCCGCACCTTCCAGAACATGAGCGCCAGCATCAGCCAGAACAGCAAGCAGGCATAG